The Paracoccus sediminicola genome contains a region encoding:
- a CDS encoding type IV secretory system conjugative DNA transfer family protein — translation MGKARIATGVLLVTLVTGAMGYTIASAVLTYQDLGFGAEIDFAYIAQNYLAILDRRPEDAQLIHLIIGSFAAAGLMLSLALSGSALTRFGQTHWQSAREMKANGFFGAPGTGFILGKLGSPKSRAKYICSKVFPHALIVAPTGRGKTSGFVIPNLLTWQGSAVTLDVKGECFEATARHRAAQGDKVYRFAPTDWEGKRTHRYNPLLRIFELKDPARQQMELQLLATLFLQSDNDRVQGLLKGGIDLFVAAGLLAFQRKRPTLGEIYRIAASGGNKQKEYFARGHEVDNRAAKLIFTRLASTNNDTLTSYVSLLMTSGLDQWQNPAIDEATAVSDFDFRTIRKKPFSVYLVVQPLMVKPLAPLIRLFFSDLLSAMQEKDPGPDEPWPVMIMLDEFNRLGKMPIVVESIETLRTYRGHLAVVTQTIPALDEIYGENTRRALQGNAGVKLYLTPSDEKTVEELSKAVGKTTKTVVTRSQSIGKNPFEGRSQSTRTEESSLLPEDEARRLPLDEIVMVIDAQMPVRAKRIQYFDDRLFKAIHAAQSGELPFPEPGGGGPQGTLPLSVRAMPMRPPPDGSGGSEADVEAARQAADGQSSVQTDVATKKTAPVVQAVVAEEQRQMEMDFEGQVADSDTVDDEAQMRSAVDGLNDMEAMLQEEGGKKPIHR, via the coding sequence CATCGGCAGCTTCGCTGCCGCCGGCCTCATGCTGAGCCTCGCCCTCTCGGGGTCCGCCCTGACACGCTTTGGCCAGACCCATTGGCAGAGTGCGCGCGAGATGAAGGCCAACGGGTTTTTCGGCGCGCCCGGCACCGGCTTCATCCTCGGCAAGCTCGGTTCCCCGAAGTCCCGCGCCAAGTACATCTGCTCCAAGGTCTTCCCGCATGCGCTGATCGTGGCGCCGACGGGCCGGGGCAAGACCTCCGGGTTCGTCATTCCGAACCTGCTGACCTGGCAAGGCTCCGCCGTGACGCTCGATGTGAAGGGGGAGTGTTTCGAGGCCACGGCCCGCCACCGTGCGGCCCAAGGCGACAAGGTCTATCGCTTTGCCCCCACCGATTGGGAGGGAAAGCGCACGCATCGCTACAACCCGCTCCTGCGTATCTTTGAGCTGAAAGATCCCGCGCGCCAGCAGATGGAACTGCAGCTCCTGGCGACGCTCTTCCTGCAAAGCGACAATGACCGGGTGCAGGGCCTCCTCAAAGGCGGGATCGATCTCTTTGTGGCGGCAGGACTGCTGGCCTTCCAGCGCAAGCGCCCCACCTTGGGCGAGATCTACCGCATCGCGGCCTCCGGAGGGAACAAGCAGAAGGAGTATTTCGCGCGGGGGCATGAGGTCGATAACAGGGCCGCCAAGCTGATCTTCACGCGGCTCGCCTCGACCAACAACGACACGCTGACCTCTTACGTCTCGCTCCTGATGACCTCGGGGCTCGATCAATGGCAGAACCCGGCCATCGATGAAGCGACGGCAGTCTCGGACTTTGATTTCCGGACGATCCGCAAGAAGCCCTTTTCAGTCTATCTCGTGGTCCAGCCGCTGATGGTGAAACCGCTCGCGCCGCTGATCCGCCTCTTCTTCTCCGATCTTCTTTCCGCCATGCAGGAAAAAGACCCCGGCCCCGACGAGCCCTGGCCGGTGATGATCATGCTCGATGAGTTCAATCGCTTGGGCAAAATGCCCATCGTGGTCGAGAGCATCGAGACCCTGCGGACCTATCGTGGTCATCTGGCAGTGGTCACCCAAACCATCCCCGCCCTCGATGAAATCTATGGCGAGAACACCCGCCGCGCCTTGCAGGGGAATGCGGGCGTGAAGCTCTACCTGACGCCCTCCGATGAAAAGACCGTCGAAGAGTTGAGCAAGGCTGTCGGCAAGACCACGAAGACCGTGGTCACGCGGTCTCAGTCCATCGGCAAGAACCCCTTCGAAGGGCGCAGCCAGTCGACCCGGACCGAAGAAAGTTCGTTGCTCCCCGAAGACGAGGCCCGCCGCCTGCCGCTCGACGAGATCGTCATGGTCATCGATGCGCAAATGCCTGTCCGGGCAAAACGGATCCAGTACTTCGACGACCGACTCTTCAAAGCGATCCACGCGGCACAGTCGGGCGAGTTGCCGTTTCCGGAGCCGGGGGGAGGGGGGCCGCAGGGCACTCTGCCGCTAAGTGTGCGCGCCATGCCGATGAGGCCGCCACCGGACGGGTCAGGCGGATCTGAGGCCGACGTTGAGGCCGCACGCCAGGCTGCTGATGGCCAATCTTCAGTGCAAACCGATGTCGCCACAAAGAAGACAGCACCCGTCGTTCAAGCTGTCGTCGCAGAGGAACAGCGGCAGATGGAGATGGATTTTGAGGGCCAGGTTGCGGATTCCGACACAGTGGATGATGAGGCGCAGATGCGCTCTGCAGTCGATGGCTTGAACGACATGGAAGCGATGCTGCAGGAGGAGGGTGGCAAAAAGCCAATTCACCGGTAG
- a CDS encoding ATP-binding protein codes for MSALAAEMDDGSAVMSGEQLVCMTHQEIHTAFSGKVLCVDAIDGAQVPKVESIIRSCTEHQRSAPRFILVGRNAKTDQMLNSLLIGIMTDLELTPIQVIEHLNDSKPLMTTQGPSSTTAPQAQSINAPVWSKEALWLRGGLPESLYADSDEQSFNWRLNYLASLLNQDLDCWGIDASDRLPDVFQYVANTNGEQFDDANCAKNLSVKRESIRKSLNLLERTGLIRRLPNWPAGSNQSLNSMPVFYVRDCGLLHAALGIRSTEQLSRHHALGHSWESFAVEAIVNASNGNATPAFYRDNEKNEIDLVLRCSSDAIYAIEIKVNSDAKAKKGFAIGCNAVGATQRLVVHSGETDITSDEGVPRLTLVSALKQLPL; via the coding sequence TTGTCAGCTCTGGCCGCCGAAATGGACGATGGTTCAGCAGTGATGTCGGGGGAGCAGCTTGTTTGCATGACGCATCAAGAAATCCACACTGCATTCAGCGGGAAAGTCCTGTGTGTCGACGCAATAGATGGGGCGCAAGTACCAAAAGTAGAATCGATTATCCGCTCATGCACCGAACACCAGCGTTCCGCGCCCAGGTTCATTCTAGTGGGCCGAAATGCAAAGACAGATCAAATGCTTAATAGTTTACTGATTGGGATAATGACAGACTTGGAGCTTACGCCGATCCAAGTCATAGAACATTTAAACGATAGCAAACCGCTGATGACTACTCAGGGTCCGTCGAGCACCACGGCCCCTCAAGCCCAATCCATCAATGCGCCCGTGTGGAGCAAAGAAGCCCTTTGGCTACGCGGTGGACTTCCCGAGAGTCTATATGCAGATAGCGACGAGCAAAGCTTCAACTGGAGATTGAATTACCTTGCTTCTCTGCTCAATCAAGATCTGGACTGTTGGGGCATCGATGCAAGTGATCGTCTCCCTGATGTCTTTCAGTATGTCGCCAACACCAACGGCGAGCAATTTGACGATGCGAATTGTGCAAAGAACCTTTCTGTGAAGAGAGAGAGTATCAGAAAATCACTAAACCTACTTGAAAGGACAGGCCTCATACGTCGCTTGCCGAACTGGCCAGCCGGAAGCAATCAGAGTCTCAACTCCATGCCGGTTTTCTACGTCAGAGACTGTGGTTTGCTGCACGCTGCTCTTGGCATTCGGTCAACGGAACAGCTTTCGAGGCACCACGCACTTGGACACAGTTGGGAGAGCTTCGCAGTCGAGGCGATCGTCAATGCTTCAAATGGTAATGCGACGCCTGCGTTCTATCGAGACAACGAGAAAAACGAGATCGACCTCGTCCTGAGGTGTTCGAGCGACGCGATCTACGCAATCGAGATTAAGGTGAATTCAGATGCGAAGGCGAAAAAAGGTTTTGCGATTGGATGCAATGCAGTTGGAGCAACACAAAGGTTGGTAGTCCACTCCGGCGAAACGGATATCACTTCAGATGAGGGTGTGCCTCGGCTCACGCTTGTTTCCGCGTTAAAGCAATTGCCACTGTAG